One window from the genome of Xiphophorus hellerii strain 12219 chromosome 16, Xiphophorus_hellerii-4.1, whole genome shotgun sequence encodes:
- the ubtf gene encoding nucleolar transcription factor 1 encodes MNGDMEVVAQDQVWAQDDLLKLLDSMKVALPQKDLTKYKTSESHLDWQKVAFNSYTAEMCKQKWQEVSKEIRKFRTLTELIFDAQDYIKNPYKGKKLKKHPDFPKKPLTPYFRFFMEKRAKYAKLHPEMSNLDLTKILSKKYRELPDKKKKKYVEDFLRDKETFVQSMMKFREDHPDLMESMTKKGSNVPEKPKTPQQLWYNHEKKAFLKSHPDATTKDIKDSLGKQWTQLSDKKRLKWISKSLEQQKLYEEAMREYIQQHPELNMSQGDFVKSTLTKAERHLKDKSDGRPDKPPPNGYSMFCAELMSNMKDVPSTERMVMCSQRWKLLKQNDKDAFQKRCEQRKKEYEIEMNRFLSTLSEKEQQRVLGEDKIGLKKNSAASSPASKKKNAKTKATTEKPKRPISAMFIFAEEKRSKLQQERPDIPDSELTRLLARMWNELPDKKKEKYKRVEALLKAESEKKEREDRSRLPDPPKTAQEIWQQSVIGDYVARFKNDRPKAHKAMETVWSTMEKKEKIMWIKKAAEDQKRYERDLCEMRSPANVVTPLKKMKFEGEPKKPPSNGYQKFSQEMLSNGELNHLPMKERMTEIGSRWQRLPLKDKDRYKKIAEEKQKQYKVLLEQWLASLSSQERNTYREYNSQKRRTPAKPGGAKAKIKKSDTEEEEDDDDDEREKASSEADSSSEEDDEDEDDDDNDEDDDDDDDDDDDDDDEVDDKENKSDDDSSSDSNSAESSESDSD; translated from the exons ATGAATGGAGACATGGAGGTGGTGGCCCAGGACCAAG TGTGGGCGCAGGATGACCTCCTAAAATTGCTGGACTCCATGAAAGTGGCTCTGCCTCAGAAGGAtctgacaaaatacaaaacctcCGAGTCCCACCTGGACTGGCAGAAGGTAGCCTTCAACTCCTACACAGCAGAGATGTGCAAGCAGAAATGGCAGGAAGTCTCAAAAGAG ATCCGGAAATTCAGAACTCTAACAGAGCTGATATTTGATGCCCAGGACTACATCAAGAACCCTTACAAAGGCAAGAAATTAAAG AAACACCCAGATTTTCCCAAGAAGCCTTTGACTCCGTATTTCCGTTTCTTCATGGAAAAGAGGGCCAAGTATGCAAAGTTGCATCCTGAAATGAGCAACTTGGACCTCACTAAGATCCTCTCCAAGAAGTACAGGGAGCTCCCTGACAAAAAGAAG AAAAAGTATGTAGAAGACTTCTTGCGTGATAAGGAAACATTTGTGCAAAGCATGATGAAATTCAG GGAAGACCATCCAGACCTCATGGAGAGCATGACTAAGAAAGGCTCAAATGTCCCAGAAAAGCCCAAGACGCCCCAACAGCTGTGGTACAACCATGAAAAAAAGGCGTTCCTCAAGTCGCACCCTGAT GCGACCACCAAAGACATCAAGGACAGTCTTGGTAAGCAGTGGACGCAGCTGTCTGACAAAAAGAGGCTCAAATGGATTAGCAAGTCCCTGGAGCAGCAAAAGTTGTACGAG gaAGCGATGCGGGAATACATCCAGCAGCACCCGGAGCTGAACATGAGCCAGGGAGACTTTGTGAAGTCCACCCTGACCAAGGCGGAGCGGCACCTCAAAGACAAGTCCGATGGCCGGCCCGACAAACCACCTCC AAACGGTTACTCAATGTTCTGCGCCGAGCTGATGTCCAACATGAAGGACGTTCCAAGCACGGAGCGCATGGTTATGTGCAGCCAGCGGTGGAAGCTCCTGAAGCAGAACGATAAGGATGCGTTCCAGAAACGCTGCGAACAG AGGAAGAAGGAGTATGAAATAGAGATGAACAGATTCCTCAGT aCCTTGTCAGAGAAGGAGCAGCAGCGAGTTCTGGGGGAGGATAAGATTGGTCTTAAAAAGAACAGTGCAGCCAGCAGCCCTGcctctaaaaagaaaaatgctaaaacgAAG GCAACTACAGAGAAACCCAAGAGGCCCATCTCTGCCATGTTCATATTTGCTGAGGAGAAGCGATCCAAGCTGCAGCAGGAGCGACCCGACATTCCTGACAGCGAGCTCACCAGACTCCTGGCCCGCATGTGGAACGAGCTGCCTGATAAGAAGAAG GAGAAGTATAAACGAGTGGAGGCGCTTCTGAAAGCCGAGTCTGAGAAGAAAGAGAGGGAGGACAGAAGTCGCCTGCCGGATCCGCCCAAAACGGCTCAGGAAATCTGGCAGCAGAGTGTCATAGGGGACTACGTTGCCAGATTTAAG AATGATCGACCAAAGGCGCATAAAGCCATGGAAACGGTGTGGAGCACCATGGAGAAAAAGGAGAAGATCATGTGGATCAAAAAAGCTGCAGAAGACCAGAAAAGATATGAA AGAGATCTGTGTGAGATGCGATCTCCTGCTAACGTCGTCACACCTTTGAAGAAGATGAAGTTCGAAGGAGAACCCAAAAAACCGCCGTC AAACGGATACCAGAAGTTCTCCCAGGAGATGCTGTCTAACGGCGAGCTGAACCACCTCCCGATGAAGGAGCGAATGACCGAGATCGGCAGCCGGTGGCAAAGGCTGCCGCTGAAGGACAAGGACCGCTACAAGAAGATCGccgaggagaagcagaagcAGTACAAAGTCCTCCTGGAACAGTGGCTCGCT AGCTTGTCTTCACAAGAGCGAAATACGTACAGAGAATACAATTCCCAA AAAAGAAGAACTCCAGCAAAACCAGGAGGCGCCAAAGCAAAGATTAAGAAATCT GacactgaggaagaggaggacgacgatgatgatgagCGGGAGAAGGCTTCGTCTGAAGCAGACTCCTCCAGtgaggaggatgatgaagatgaagacgACGATGAT aacGATGaagatgacgatgatgatgatgatgacgatgatgatgatgatgatgaggtggacgacaaagaaaacaaatcggACGATGACAGCAGCAGCGACTCTAACTCCGCCGAGTCGTCAGAGTCGGATTCGGACTGA
- the atxn7l3a gene encoding ataxin-7-like protein 3 isoform X1, which translates to MKMEEKPLSGPDNTRLEALIQDVYSELVEDACLGLCFEVHRAVKQGYFFLDETDQDSIKEFEIVDQPGVDIFGQVFNQWKNKECECPNCKRLIAASRFAPHLEKCLGMGRNSSRIANRRLATNNNISKSESDQEDNDDLNDNDWSYGAEKKAKKRRPDKNQNSPRRSKSLKHKNGELGTSLSSDPYKQYNYNAGISYESLGPNEIRSLLTTQCGVISEHTKKMCTRSHRCPQHTDDQRRAIRLFLLGPSVPTLPDADVEGDSFDIPNGQALLSRLQWEDFPDVSPTDSASSKASTNHSDSKRPKKKKRLDLSLNSGGGGVNMTGVSSSSSSCQSNISLSTKKKKPKTAAPSVSSIYDELN; encoded by the exons atgaaaatggaGGAAAAGCCCCTCTCTGGCCCAGACAACACCAGGCTGGAG gCCCTCATCCAAGACGTGTACTCTGAGCTGGTGGAAGATGCGTGTTTGGGCCTGTGTTTTGAGGTGCATCGCGCCGTTAAACAGGGCTATTTCTTCTTGGATGAAACGGACCAAGACAGCATAAAGGAGTTTG AAATAGTGGATCAGCCAGGAGTGGACATATTTGGTCAGGTGTTTAATCAGTGGAAGAATAAAGAGTGTGAATGTCCCAACTGTAAAAGGTTAATAGCAGCTTCTCGCTTTGCTCCTCATCTGGAAAAATGTCTCGGCATGGGACGCAACAGCAGCCGCATCGCTAACCGCAG atTAGCCACCAATAACAACATCAGCAAATCTGAGAGTGATCAGGAAGATAACGACGACCTTAACGACAATGATTGGTCGTACGGAGCGGAAAAGAAAG CCAAGAAGAGAAGGCCAGATAAG AATCAGAACTCTCCAAGAAGATCCAAAtctctgaaacataaaaatg GCGAGCTTGGGACTAGCCTTAGTTCGGATCCCTACAAG CAGTACAACTACAACGCTGGCATCAGCTATGAAAGCTTGGGACCAAATGAAATCAGATCTTTACTAACAACA CAATGTGGGGTGATCTCTGAGCATACCAAGAAGATGTGCACAAG GTCTCATCGATGTCCACAGCACACAGATGATCAGAGGAGGGCCATCAGGTTGTTCCTCCTGGGGCCGTCCGT GCCGACGCTTCCTGATGCTGATGTGGAAGGCGACAGCTTTGACATTCCCAATGGTCAGGCCTTACTGAGCCGCCTGCAGTGGGAGGACTTCCCTGACGTCTCCCCCACTGACTCGGCCTCATCAAAAGCCA GCACCAATCATTCAGATTCCAAGAGGcccaaaaagaagaagaggttGGATCTGAGCTTGAacagtggaggaggaggagtaaaTATGACTggagtcagcagcagcagcagcagctgtcagaGTAATATCAGCTTatcaaccaaaaaaaagaagcccAAAACAGCAGCACCTTCTGTTTCCAGCATCTATGATGAATTAAACTAG
- the atxn7l3a gene encoding ataxin-7-like protein 3 isoform X2: MKMEEKPLSGPDNTRLEALIQDVYSELVEDACLGLCFEVHRAVKQGYFFLDETDQDSIKEFEIVDQPGVDIFGQVFNQWKNKECECPNCKRLIAASRFAPHLEKCLGMGRNSSRIANRRLATNNNISKSESDQEDNDDLNDNDWSYGAEKKAKKRRPDKNQNSPRRSKSLKHKNGELGTSLSSDPYKYNYNAGISYESLGPNEIRSLLTTQCGVISEHTKKMCTRSHRCPQHTDDQRRAIRLFLLGPSVPTLPDADVEGDSFDIPNGQALLSRLQWEDFPDVSPTDSASSKASTNHSDSKRPKKKKRLDLSLNSGGGGVNMTGVSSSSSSCQSNISLSTKKKKPKTAAPSVSSIYDELN; the protein is encoded by the exons atgaaaatggaGGAAAAGCCCCTCTCTGGCCCAGACAACACCAGGCTGGAG gCCCTCATCCAAGACGTGTACTCTGAGCTGGTGGAAGATGCGTGTTTGGGCCTGTGTTTTGAGGTGCATCGCGCCGTTAAACAGGGCTATTTCTTCTTGGATGAAACGGACCAAGACAGCATAAAGGAGTTTG AAATAGTGGATCAGCCAGGAGTGGACATATTTGGTCAGGTGTTTAATCAGTGGAAGAATAAAGAGTGTGAATGTCCCAACTGTAAAAGGTTAATAGCAGCTTCTCGCTTTGCTCCTCATCTGGAAAAATGTCTCGGCATGGGACGCAACAGCAGCCGCATCGCTAACCGCAG atTAGCCACCAATAACAACATCAGCAAATCTGAGAGTGATCAGGAAGATAACGACGACCTTAACGACAATGATTGGTCGTACGGAGCGGAAAAGAAAG CCAAGAAGAGAAGGCCAGATAAG AATCAGAACTCTCCAAGAAGATCCAAAtctctgaaacataaaaatg GCGAGCTTGGGACTAGCCTTAGTTCGGATCCCTACAAG TACAACTACAACGCTGGCATCAGCTATGAAAGCTTGGGACCAAATGAAATCAGATCTTTACTAACAACA CAATGTGGGGTGATCTCTGAGCATACCAAGAAGATGTGCACAAG GTCTCATCGATGTCCACAGCACACAGATGATCAGAGGAGGGCCATCAGGTTGTTCCTCCTGGGGCCGTCCGT GCCGACGCTTCCTGATGCTGATGTGGAAGGCGACAGCTTTGACATTCCCAATGGTCAGGCCTTACTGAGCCGCCTGCAGTGGGAGGACTTCCCTGACGTCTCCCCCACTGACTCGGCCTCATCAAAAGCCA GCACCAATCATTCAGATTCCAAGAGGcccaaaaagaagaagaggttGGATCTGAGCTTGAacagtggaggaggaggagtaaaTATGACTggagtcagcagcagcagcagcagctgtcagaGTAATATCAGCTTatcaaccaaaaaaaagaagcccAAAACAGCAGCACCTTCTGTTTCCAGCATCTATGATGAATTAAACTAG
- the tmub2 gene encoding transmembrane and ubiquitin-like domain-containing protein 2 codes for MAVCALTMLEGVEEEVVATGGALLLALALILAWLSTHVTDRGDHILGTILTVGAHASLIGLGAHDNYSGGPNGADAPEQQAAQPAQENKPDDGEPANERGEGDAEAAEDVWTDLRLDIRSKQPQAGALHSSDGEEDEADENDDEEEELKGVDRHPVKALLSLRTTVPCASTTTSISVRLKFLNDTEEVAVVEPEDTVGILKSKCFSGREHQVKLIYRGQLLQDPKKTLFSLNITDNSVIHCHISQAVQGPNPEEGSQPGAGAGPVASGGFRSASVAISTSSLVVPVFVVILAVVWYFRINYRQFFTAPATISLVGVTVFFSFLIFGMHSR; via the exons ATGGCGGTGTGTGCACTGACCATGCTGGagggggtggaggaggaggtggtggcCACGGGCGGCGCTCTGCTCCTCGCCCTGGCCCTCATCTTAGCCTGGCTTTCGACTCACGTCACAGATCGGGGAGACCACATCCTGGGCACTATCCTCACCGTGGGCGCTCATGCCTCACTAATAGGACTGGGAGCCCACGATAACTACAGCGGGGGGCCCAACGGCGCCGACGCCCCCGAACAGCAGGCCGCCCAACCTGCACAGGAGAACAAGCCGGACGACGGGGAGCCTGCGAACGAGAGGGGAGAGGGTGATGCGGAGGCAGCCGAGGACGTCTGGACGGACCTGCGGCTGGACATACGGAGCAAACAGCCTCAGGCCGGAGCGCTGCACTCCTCTGACGGAGAGGAGGACGAAGCTGACGAGAATGAcgatgaggaagaggagttaAAAGGGGTAGACAGACATCCGGTGAAGGCCCTTCTGAGTCTGAGAACCACCGTCCCGTGTGCTTCCACCACCACTTCCATCTCCGTCCGACTCAAATTTTTAAACGACACAGAGGAGGTTGCCGTTGTAGAACCAGAAGATACAGTGGGAATACTGAAAAG caaatgtttttcaggACGGGAGCATCAGGTGAAACTAATCTACCGAGGCCAGTTGCTGCAGGATCCCAAGAAGACACTGTTCTCCTTAAACATCACCGACAACAGCGTGATCCACTGCCACATCTCCCAGGCCGTGCAAGGACCGAACCCGGAGGAAGGGTCCCAGCCTGGGGCCGGGGCCGGCCCCGTGGCGTCTGGAGGATTCAGGTCGGCCAGCGTGGCCATCAGCACCAGCAGCCTGGTGGTGCCCGTATTCGTGGTGATCCTGGCTGTGGTCTGGTACTTCCGCATCAACTACAGGCAGTTCTTCACAGCCCCGGCGACCATCTCCCTGGTGGGAGTCACTGTGTTTTTTAGCTTTCTGATATTCGGAATGCACAGCCGCTGA
- the asb16 gene encoding ankyrin repeat and SOCS box protein 16 isoform X2 — MIRPPLPRAPRLPPRQQRLQEVRAPPPQIRCRDTSIHNTFMCGDIKGVYAVLKDPAMVNALMETVHEEMVWAPEMGMWTLSSKVKQTSALRLAANRGHTACVEELLFRGAEVNANPGGNTALHDACIGGHPVCVQLLLSHGADPEVLAADGSAPLHLCTSAQSFHCAELLLEGGADINVRSRESRLTPLHVAAQRGLEEHVQLFLSHGADVLATNREGETPLNAACSGAERPSEAGRYLRVSQKLLDAGANPQTAGRKQHTPLHNACANCCCRIVDVLLQHGAKADVENCAGYTPMDCLLQVVEDYPTQQSEAIARSLLNYGAKPVSPKMLKQLALYPDVLGLMLNSYTSIPPCDWSDSLPPDTLSQEHLLFLRSLRQRSTQPRSLQHLCRCAVRQHLGARCHSAVCELNLPGSVREYLLLCDNKTLQ; from the exons ATGATCCGGCCTCCGCTGCCTCGGGCCCCCCGACTCCCTCCCAGGCAGCAGCGGCTCCAAGAGGTCAGAGCCCCTCCACCCCAGATCCGCTGCAGAGACACCAGCATCCACAACACCTTCATGTGCGGAGACATAAAGGGAGTCTACGCTGTGCTGAAAGACCCTGCAATGGTCAACGCCCTGATGGAGACGGTGCATGAGGAGATGGTGTGGGCTCCAGAAATGG GCATGTGGACGCTGAGCTCcaaggtgaaacaaacatcGGCCTTACGCCTGGCTGCCAACCGGGGTCACACGGCGTGTGTGGAGGAGCTGCTGTTTCGTGGTGCTGAGGTGAACGCCAACCCTGGAGGCAACACGGCACTCCACGACGCCTGCATAGGCGGCCACCCTGTCTGCGTCCAGCTGCTGCTCTCCCATGGAGCAGATCCTGAAGTGCTGGCAGCAGATGGCAGTGCTCCTCTTCACCTCTGTACCTCTGCCCAGTCATTCCA CTGTGCTGAGCTGCTTTTAGAAGGAGGCGCGGACATCAATGTGCGGAGCCGGGAGTCGAGGCTCACCCCTCTGCATGTGGCTGCTCAGCGAGGCCTGGAGGAGCACGTCCAGCTCTTCCTCAGCCACGGCGCTGATGTTTTAGCCACCAATCGAGAGGGGGAGACCCCCCTGAATGCTGCTTGCTCTGGAGCCGAGAGGCCGTCCGAAGCTGGGAGATACCTCCGTGTGAGCCAGAAGCTGCTGGATGCAGGAGCTAATCCCCAAACTGCAGGCAGGAAGCAACACACCCCGCTGCATAACGCCTGCGcaaactgctgctgcaggatTGTAGACGTCCTCCTGCAGCATGGAGCGAAGGCTGATGTTGAGAACTGTGCAGGATACACACCAATGGACTGTCTGCTGCAG gttGTGGAAGATTACCCAACTCAGCAATCTGAAGCTATAGCACGATCCCTTCTGAACTATGGAGCAAAACCTGTTTCACCAAAG ATGCTGAAACAGCTGGCCTTGTATCCTGATGTTCTGGGCCTGATGCTGAACTCGTATACATCCATCCCGCCCTGTGATTGGTCAGACTCCCTGCCTCCTGACACG CTTTCCCAGGAGCACCTGTTGTTTCTCCGCTCGCTGCGTCAGAGGAGCACTCAGCCTCGATCCTTGCAGCATCTCTGCCGTTGTGCTGTGCGTCAGCATTTAGGAGCCCGCTGTCACTCAGCTGTATGTGAGCTGAACCTTCCTGGCTCTGTGAGGGAATATCTGCTGCTGTGTGACAACAAGACACTCCAATAA
- the asb16 gene encoding ankyrin repeat and SOCS box protein 16 isoform X1, with amino-acid sequence MSKDTFPFSSTSLRSLRLEQEVQDWEDERRALAHRRAMIRPPLPRAPRLPPRQQRLQEVRAPPPQIRCRDTSIHNTFMCGDIKGVYAVLKDPAMVNALMETVHEEMVWAPEMGMWTLSSKVKQTSALRLAANRGHTACVEELLFRGAEVNANPGGNTALHDACIGGHPVCVQLLLSHGADPEVLAADGSAPLHLCTSAQSFHCAELLLEGGADINVRSRESRLTPLHVAAQRGLEEHVQLFLSHGADVLATNREGETPLNAACSGAERPSEAGRYLRVSQKLLDAGANPQTAGRKQHTPLHNACANCCCRIVDVLLQHGAKADVENCAGYTPMDCLLQVVEDYPTQQSEAIARSLLNYGAKPVSPKMLKQLALYPDVLGLMLNSYTSIPPCDWSDSLPPDTLSQEHLLFLRSLRQRSTQPRSLQHLCRCAVRQHLGARCHSAVCELNLPGSVREYLLLCDNKTLQ; translated from the exons ATGTCCAAGGACACATTTCCATTCTCCTCTACCTCACTACGCTCTCTCAGACTGGAGCAGGAGGTCCAGGACTGGGAGGATGAACGGCGAGCTTTGGCTCATAGGAGAGCCATGATCCGGCCTCCGCTGCCTCGGGCCCCCCGACTCCCTCCCAGGCAGCAGCGGCTCCAAGAGGTCAGAGCCCCTCCACCCCAGATCCGCTGCAGAGACACCAGCATCCACAACACCTTCATGTGCGGAGACATAAAGGGAGTCTACGCTGTGCTGAAAGACCCTGCAATGGTCAACGCCCTGATGGAGACGGTGCATGAGGAGATGGTGTGGGCTCCAGAAATGG GCATGTGGACGCTGAGCTCcaaggtgaaacaaacatcGGCCTTACGCCTGGCTGCCAACCGGGGTCACACGGCGTGTGTGGAGGAGCTGCTGTTTCGTGGTGCTGAGGTGAACGCCAACCCTGGAGGCAACACGGCACTCCACGACGCCTGCATAGGCGGCCACCCTGTCTGCGTCCAGCTGCTGCTCTCCCATGGAGCAGATCCTGAAGTGCTGGCAGCAGATGGCAGTGCTCCTCTTCACCTCTGTACCTCTGCCCAGTCATTCCA CTGTGCTGAGCTGCTTTTAGAAGGAGGCGCGGACATCAATGTGCGGAGCCGGGAGTCGAGGCTCACCCCTCTGCATGTGGCTGCTCAGCGAGGCCTGGAGGAGCACGTCCAGCTCTTCCTCAGCCACGGCGCTGATGTTTTAGCCACCAATCGAGAGGGGGAGACCCCCCTGAATGCTGCTTGCTCTGGAGCCGAGAGGCCGTCCGAAGCTGGGAGATACCTCCGTGTGAGCCAGAAGCTGCTGGATGCAGGAGCTAATCCCCAAACTGCAGGCAGGAAGCAACACACCCCGCTGCATAACGCCTGCGcaaactgctgctgcaggatTGTAGACGTCCTCCTGCAGCATGGAGCGAAGGCTGATGTTGAGAACTGTGCAGGATACACACCAATGGACTGTCTGCTGCAG gttGTGGAAGATTACCCAACTCAGCAATCTGAAGCTATAGCACGATCCCTTCTGAACTATGGAGCAAAACCTGTTTCACCAAAG ATGCTGAAACAGCTGGCCTTGTATCCTGATGTTCTGGGCCTGATGCTGAACTCGTATACATCCATCCCGCCCTGTGATTGGTCAGACTCCCTGCCTCCTGACACG CTTTCCCAGGAGCACCTGTTGTTTCTCCGCTCGCTGCGTCAGAGGAGCACTCAGCCTCGATCCTTGCAGCATCTCTGCCGTTGTGCTGTGCGTCAGCATTTAGGAGCCCGCTGTCACTCAGCTGTATGTGAGCTGAACCTTCCTGGCTCTGTGAGGGAATATCTGCTGCTGTGTGACAACAAGACACTCCAATAA